In Methanophagales archaeon, a single window of DNA contains:
- a CDS encoding sulfite exporter TauE/SafE family protein, translating into MPVSIDFLTAAIVLLITGLGVGFASGLLGVGGCFIMIPVQVWAYTALGIPFNTAMAIAFGTNLFVVLPTAASGAYGHTKKDAVWWKAAIFLGVSGAVGAVIGATIATTLVGMGLGWILSIAFGSAIIAGAVRMLTAKPPEVTGKKPVDSPLLWILWGVPLGIVTGIIGIGGGVLMVPVMVVALSFGIHRAVGTSTALMIFTSIGGLIGYIYNGLKAGIPFVFHNLHMLGYMNLESWILLAATSVPMAQVGVRTAHKLPAKQLRYVFIVVMLYMGWVMIKKGLGITLPI; encoded by the coding sequence ATGCCTGTATCGATAGATTTTTTGACAGCGGCAATTGTGCTGCTGATTACCGGGCTTGGCGTGGGATTTGCGAGTGGACTGCTCGGTGTCGGCGGCTGTTTCATCATGATTCCCGTTCAGGTCTGGGCATATACAGCTTTGGGTATACCATTCAATACTGCGATGGCGATTGCCTTCGGCACGAACCTGTTCGTGGTGCTTCCCACTGCGGCAAGCGGCGCTTATGGGCATACGAAAAAGGATGCAGTATGGTGGAAAGCGGCGATTTTTCTCGGTGTATCTGGCGCAGTAGGTGCGGTCATTGGTGCGACCATCGCAACAACGCTCGTGGGGATGGGATTGGGTTGGATTCTCAGTATAGCTTTCGGCTCCGCAATCATTGCCGGCGCAGTCAGAATGCTCACAGCGAAACCCCCGGAGGTTACCGGTAAGAAGCCCGTAGACAGTCCGCTGTTATGGATTCTCTGGGGCGTTCCGCTCGGCATCGTTACCGGTATCATCGGCATAGGCGGAGGCGTGCTTATGGTGCCTGTGATGGTCGTCGCACTCTCATTTGGAATCCACCGCGCAGTTGGCACTTCCACTGCACTGATGATATTCACCTCCATCGGTGGACTCATTGGCTACATCTACAACGGTTTAAAAGCGGGCATACCATTCGTGTTCCACAATCTTCACATGCTGGGATACATGAACCTTGAATCATGGATTCTACTCGCGGCAACGAGCGTGCCTATGGCTCAGGTAGGCGTCCGAACAGCGCATAAACTGCCCGCAAAGCAGTTGCGATACGTATTCATCGTCGTGATGCTCTATATGGGCTGGGTGATGATAAAAAAGGGATTGGGGATTACACTGCCAATATAA